One Nocardioides oleivorans DNA segment encodes these proteins:
- a CDS encoding thymidine phosphorylase: MPAHDAVEVILAKRDKHELSDSQIDWVIDAYTRGEVADEQMSALAMAILLNGMNRTEIARWTAAMIASGERMDFSTLSRPTADKHSTGGVGDKITLPLAPLVAACGVAVPQLSGRGLGHTGGTLDKLESIPGWRAALSNEEMFAILEDVGAVICAAGDGLAPADKKLYALRDVTGTVEAIPLIASSIMSKKIAEGTGALVLDVKVGSGAFMKDLTTARELAETMVALGTDAGVHTVALLTDMATPLGLTAGNAVEVQESVDVLAGGGPADVVELTLALAREMLAGAGRDDVDPADRLADGSAMDAWKAMVRAQGGDPDAALPQAKESHVVAAPATGTLTRLDAMAVGLAAWRLGAGRARKEDPVQAGAGVVWHARPGDEVTEGEPLFTLLTDEPERFDRALASLEGGYDIGDGSGFTRGEIVLDRIG, encoded by the coding sequence GTGCCCGCTCACGACGCCGTCGAGGTGATCCTCGCCAAGCGCGACAAGCACGAGCTCAGCGACAGCCAGATCGACTGGGTGATCGACGCCTACACCCGCGGCGAGGTGGCCGACGAGCAGATGTCGGCCCTGGCGATGGCGATCCTGCTCAACGGGATGAACCGCACCGAGATCGCCCGCTGGACCGCCGCGATGATCGCGTCGGGGGAGCGGATGGACTTCTCCACGCTCTCGCGGCCCACGGCCGACAAGCACTCGACCGGCGGCGTCGGCGACAAGATCACCCTGCCGCTGGCGCCCCTCGTGGCAGCGTGCGGCGTCGCCGTGCCGCAGCTCTCCGGACGCGGCCTCGGCCACACCGGCGGCACCCTCGACAAGCTCGAGTCCATCCCGGGATGGCGCGCGGCGCTGAGCAACGAGGAGATGTTCGCGATCCTCGAGGACGTCGGCGCGGTGATCTGCGCGGCCGGCGACGGGCTCGCCCCGGCCGACAAGAAGCTCTACGCGCTGCGCGACGTCACCGGCACCGTCGAGGCGATCCCGCTCATCGCGAGCTCGATCATGAGCAAGAAGATCGCCGAGGGCACGGGCGCGCTGGTGCTCGACGTCAAGGTCGGCAGCGGCGCCTTCATGAAGGACCTGACCACCGCCCGCGAGCTCGCGGAGACCATGGTCGCGCTCGGCACCGACGCCGGCGTCCACACGGTCGCGCTGCTCACCGACATGGCCACCCCGCTCGGCCTCACCGCCGGCAACGCCGTCGAGGTCCAGGAGTCGGTCGACGTGCTGGCCGGTGGCGGCCCCGCCGACGTGGTCGAGCTGACCCTCGCCCTGGCCCGCGAGATGCTCGCCGGCGCCGGGCGCGACGACGTCGACCCGGCCGACAGGCTCGCCGACGGCTCTGCGATGGACGCCTGGAAGGCGATGGTCCGCGCCCAGGGCGGTGACCCGGACGCCGCGCTGCCGCAGGCGAAGGAGTCGCACGTCGTGGCCGCGCCCGCCACCGGGACGCTCACCCGGCTCGACGCGATGGCCGTCGGCCTGGCCGCGTGGCGCCTCGGTGCGGGCCGGGCCCGCAAGGAGGACCCGGTCCAGGCCGGAGCCGGGGTCGTGTGGCACGCCCGGCCCGGCGACGAGGTCACCGAGGGCGAGCCGCTCTTCACGCTCCTCACCGACGAGCCCGAGCGCTTCGACCGCGCACTCGCCTCGCTCGAGGGCGGGTACGACATCGGCGACGGCTCCGGCTTCACGCGCGGCGAGATCGTGCTCGACCGGATCGGCTGA
- a CDS encoding cytidine deaminase: MEQTDWDELKRAAVEVMGRAYAPYSHYPVGAAALADDGRLVVGCNVENAAYGVVLCAECGLVSQLHASGGGRLTHFVCVNGAEEVIMPCGRCRQLLFEHGGRDLLVWTVSGVKPMSEVLPDAFGPDDLTHITQSTPDAGGNQ, translated from the coding sequence GTGGAACAGACGGACTGGGACGAGCTGAAACGCGCCGCGGTCGAGGTGATGGGGCGGGCCTACGCCCCCTACTCGCACTACCCGGTCGGCGCCGCCGCGCTGGCCGACGACGGCCGCCTGGTCGTGGGCTGCAACGTCGAGAACGCGGCGTACGGCGTCGTGCTGTGCGCCGAGTGCGGACTGGTCTCCCAGCTGCACGCGAGCGGCGGCGGCCGGCTGACCCACTTCGTGTGCGTCAACGGGGCCGAAGAGGTGATCATGCCGTGCGGCCGGTGCCGCCAGCTCCTGTTCGAGCACGGCGGCCGCGACCTGCTGGTCTGGACCGTCTCGGGCGTGAAGCCGATGTCCGAGGTGCTGCCCGACGCCTTCGGCCCCGACGACCTGACCCACATCACCCAGTCCACCCCCGACGCTGGAGGGAACCAGTAG
- a CDS encoding BMP family lipoprotein — MLKTRKVVSSGLVALLAAATLAACGDAPEEDTTTGGSGSESSAPASDVKPCIVSDAGGFDDKSFNQLSYEGVEQAAEELGVEMVPVESNSENEYAPNIESLVGQGCTVIVTVGFALAAATKEAAAANPDIEFVLIDDSADGGDDGATFDGKADEPNIKPLLYNTAQAAFLAGYAAADYSKSGVVGTYGGMPFPTVTIFMDGFKQGAEYYAEEKGKDIKVVGWDGKDGSFTGGFEANEAATNAAKQLIDQDADVILPVGGPIYQGAVTAIEDSGKDVVMLGADADVFETDPTTQDVIFTSVLKNMKISTYEAIMAAGDDSFTFDPYIGTLENDGVGIAPFHNFEDKVNPDLQGELDTIKDGIIDGSIKVNSYLG, encoded by the coding sequence GTGTTGAAGACGAGGAAGGTCGTCTCGAGCGGCCTCGTGGCGCTGCTTGCGGCCGCGACCCTGGCTGCGTGTGGAGACGCTCCCGAGGAAGACACCACCACCGGCGGCAGCGGCTCCGAGAGCTCCGCCCCCGCCAGCGACGTCAAGCCGTGCATCGTGTCCGACGCGGGTGGCTTCGACGACAAGTCGTTCAACCAGCTCAGCTACGAGGGCGTCGAGCAGGCCGCCGAGGAGCTCGGCGTCGAGATGGTGCCGGTCGAGTCCAACAGCGAGAACGAGTACGCCCCGAACATCGAGAGCCTGGTCGGCCAGGGCTGCACCGTCATCGTCACGGTCGGCTTCGCGCTCGCCGCGGCGACCAAGGAGGCCGCTGCGGCCAACCCCGACATCGAGTTCGTCCTGATCGACGACTCCGCCGACGGCGGCGACGACGGCGCGACCTTCGACGGCAAGGCCGACGAGCCCAACATCAAGCCCCTCCTCTACAACACGGCCCAGGCCGCGTTCCTGGCCGGCTACGCCGCCGCCGACTACAGCAAGTCCGGCGTCGTGGGCACCTACGGCGGCATGCCGTTCCCGACCGTCACGATCTTCATGGACGGCTTCAAGCAGGGTGCGGAGTACTACGCCGAGGAGAAGGGCAAGGACATCAAGGTCGTCGGCTGGGACGGCAAGGACGGCTCCTTCACCGGTGGCTTCGAGGCCAACGAGGCCGCGACCAACGCCGCCAAGCAGCTCATCGACCAGGACGCTGACGTGATCCTGCCCGTCGGTGGCCCGATCTACCAGGGCGCCGTCACCGCCATCGAGGACTCCGGCAAGGACGTCGTCATGCTCGGCGCCGACGCAGACGTGTTCGAGACCGACCCGACCACGCAGGACGTCATCTTCACCTCGGTCCTGAAGAACATGAAGATCTCGACCTACGAGGCGATCATGGCTGCGGGCGACGACTCGTTCACCTTCGACCCCTACATCGGCACCCTCGAGAACGACGGCGTGGGCATCGCGCCGTTCCACAACTTCGAGGACAAGGTCAACCCCGACCTGCAGGGCGAGCTCGACACGATCAAGGACGGCATCATCGACGGCTCGATCAAGGTGAACTCCTACCTGGGCTGA
- a CDS encoding ABC transporter ATP-binding protein, whose amino-acid sequence MRLVLRGITKRFGSVVANDSISLTVEPGEIHCLLGENGAGKSTLMNVLYGLYKADEGEIELDGVVQQFTGPGDAMAAGIGMVHQHFMLVPVFSVAENVMLGNESTGFAGSLDVEAARARVTEISDRFGFHVKPDAIVEDLPVGVQQRVEIIKALSRDAELLVFDEPTAVLTPQETDELMDIMRQLREAGKAIVFITHKLREVREVADRITVIRHGKVVGEADPKASNAELASMMVGRPVELVVHKDAPTLGDDALVVTDLRVVDPAGHTQVDGISFTIRAGEVLAVAGVQGNGQTELTEAILGLQDDTSGSITLDGVELVGRTTRKILDAGVGFIPEDRQVDGLVPNFTIAENLMLNRSFRSPFVKNGALRIGALRAFADQKLKEYDVRARDIDSLAGNLSGGNQQKVVVARELSRDLRLLVAAQPTRGVDVGSIEFIHKQVVATRDRGIPVLVVSTELDEVVALADRIMVLYRGRIVGIVPADTPRQTLGLMMTGERPDDLKDVVA is encoded by the coding sequence ATGAGACTCGTCCTGCGAGGCATCACCAAACGCTTCGGCAGCGTGGTGGCCAACGACTCGATCTCCCTCACCGTCGAGCCCGGAGAGATCCACTGCCTGCTCGGCGAGAACGGCGCCGGCAAGTCGACCCTGATGAACGTCCTCTACGGCCTCTACAAGGCCGACGAGGGCGAGATCGAGCTCGACGGGGTCGTCCAGCAGTTCACCGGCCCGGGCGACGCGATGGCCGCCGGCATCGGCATGGTCCACCAGCACTTCATGCTCGTCCCCGTCTTCTCCGTCGCGGAGAACGTGATGCTCGGCAACGAGTCCACCGGGTTCGCCGGCTCGCTCGACGTCGAGGCCGCCCGCGCCCGCGTCACCGAGATCTCCGACCGCTTCGGCTTCCACGTGAAGCCCGACGCGATCGTCGAGGACCTCCCGGTCGGCGTGCAGCAGCGGGTCGAGATCATCAAGGCCCTCTCGCGTGACGCCGAGCTGCTCGTCTTCGACGAGCCCACCGCGGTGCTCACGCCCCAGGAGACCGACGAGCTGATGGACATCATGCGCCAGCTCCGCGAGGCCGGGAAGGCCATCGTCTTCATCACCCACAAGCTCCGCGAGGTCCGCGAGGTCGCCGACCGGATCACCGTGATCCGCCACGGCAAGGTGGTCGGCGAGGCCGACCCCAAGGCCAGCAACGCCGAGCTCGCCTCGATGATGGTCGGGCGCCCGGTCGAGCTCGTGGTCCACAAGGACGCACCGACGCTCGGCGACGACGCGCTCGTGGTCACCGACCTCCGCGTCGTCGACCCGGCCGGCCACACGCAGGTCGACGGCATCAGCTTCACGATCCGCGCCGGCGAGGTCCTCGCCGTGGCCGGCGTGCAGGGCAACGGGCAGACCGAGCTCACCGAGGCCATCCTCGGCCTCCAGGACGACACGTCGGGCTCGATCACGCTCGACGGCGTCGAGCTGGTCGGGCGCACCACGCGCAAGATCCTCGACGCGGGCGTCGGCTTCATCCCCGAGGACCGCCAGGTCGACGGACTGGTGCCGAACTTCACCATCGCCGAGAACCTCATGCTCAACCGCAGCTTCAGGTCACCATTCGTGAAGAACGGCGCGCTGCGCATCGGCGCCCTCCGCGCCTTCGCCGACCAGAAGCTGAAGGAGTACGACGTCCGCGCGAGGGACATCGACTCCCTGGCCGGCAATCTCTCGGGCGGCAACCAGCAGAAGGTCGTCGTGGCCCGCGAGCTCTCGCGCGACCTGCGCCTGCTCGTCGCGGCGCAGCCGACCCGCGGTGTCGACGTCGGCTCGATCGAGTTCATCCACAAGCAGGTCGTCGCGACCCGCGACCGTGGCATCCCGGTGCTCGTGGTCTCCACCGAGCTCGACGAGGTCGTGGCGCTCGCCGACCGGATCATGGTCCTCTACCGCGGCCGCATCGTCGGCATCGTGCCGGCCGACACACCTCGCCAGACGCTCGGCCTCATGATGACCGGCGAGCGCCCCGACGACCTGAAGGACGTGGTCGCGTGA
- a CDS encoding ABC transporter permease has protein sequence MSDEQKPAVEPPPEPELLEDEVVVEDTSGETTDRSRSMLREIASGNALAGVLAVVLAILVGSVMIAATDATVRETAGYVTARPSDFLNAVWDAVSGAYTAMFRGAVYNSLVTDPAAQWRPLTETLKFAGPLILGGLGVGIAFRASLFNIGGRGQMIIGGGAAAWVGFRFDGLPMIIHLPLAIIVGMAFGALWGGIAGLLKARTGAHEVIVTIMLNYVGYYLVFWALTKEWLLATPGSVNPKSPPMQDSAILPKILGERFNLHLGFVLAIIAVGIVWWLLTRSTLGYRIRAVGENPHAARASGINVGWTYTVVMMIAGSLLGLAGVNQVLGTVTSGVSTDIDAGIGFDAITVALLGRSRPFGILAAGLLFGAFKAGGFTMQASENISVDLVLVVQSLIVLFLAAPPLVRAIFRLPAQEAK, from the coding sequence GTGAGCGACGAGCAGAAGCCCGCCGTCGAGCCGCCCCCGGAGCCCGAGCTCCTCGAGGACGAGGTCGTCGTCGAGGACACCAGCGGCGAGACCACCGACCGCTCCCGGTCGATGCTGCGTGAGATCGCCTCGGGCAACGCCCTCGCCGGTGTGCTCGCGGTCGTCCTGGCCATCCTCGTCGGCTCGGTGATGATCGCCGCGACCGACGCGACCGTGCGCGAGACGGCCGGCTACGTCACGGCTCGCCCGTCCGACTTCCTCAACGCCGTGTGGGACGCCGTGTCCGGCGCCTACACCGCCATGTTCCGGGGTGCGGTCTACAACAGCCTGGTCACCGATCCGGCTGCGCAGTGGCGGCCGCTGACCGAGACCCTGAAGTTCGCCGGCCCGCTCATCCTCGGCGGCCTCGGCGTCGGCATCGCCTTCCGCGCCTCGCTGTTCAACATCGGTGGCCGCGGCCAGATGATCATCGGTGGCGGCGCGGCAGCCTGGGTCGGCTTCCGGTTCGACGGACTGCCGATGATCATCCACCTGCCGCTGGCGATCATCGTCGGCATGGCGTTCGGCGCGCTGTGGGGCGGCATCGCAGGACTGCTCAAGGCACGCACCGGCGCCCACGAGGTGATCGTGACGATCATGCTCAACTACGTCGGCTACTACCTCGTCTTCTGGGCGCTGACCAAGGAATGGCTGCTCGCCACCCCCGGCTCGGTCAACCCGAAGTCGCCGCCGATGCAGGACTCCGCGATCCTGCCGAAGATCCTGGGCGAGCGCTTCAACCTCCACCTCGGCTTCGTGCTCGCGATCATCGCCGTGGGGATCGTGTGGTGGCTGCTCACCCGCTCGACGCTGGGCTACCGCATCCGCGCCGTCGGGGAGAACCCGCACGCCGCACGTGCCTCCGGCATCAACGTCGGCTGGACCTACACCGTGGTCATGATGATCGCCGGGTCGCTGCTCGGCCTCGCCGGCGTCAACCAGGTGCTCGGCACGGTGACCAGCGGCGTCTCCACCGACATCGACGCCGGCATCGGCTTCGACGCCATCACCGTGGCGCTGCTCGGCCGCTCCCGACCGTTCGGCATCCTCGCGGCCGGTCTCCTGTTCGGCGCGTTCAAGGCCGGCGGCTTCACCATGCAGGCCTCGGAGAACATCTCCGTCGACCTGGTGCTGGTGGTCCAGTCGCTGATCGTCCTCTTCCTCGCCGCACCGCCACTGGTGCGCGCGATCTTCCGGCTCCCCGCCCAGGAGGCCAAGTGA
- a CDS encoding ABC transporter permease, producing the protein MSTAIEQPTPESGGLAPDTVVTPTKGAGARKLPIILGVLALGLAIVLIRAGHSGDTTFRLATDSDFVSLPDIVVPSAGTAWTMVVVCLALTAEAVRRMLARSRQPMWIPIGFALAWMVGFLSWAAADNRILIVSLLGGAIALAIPLVFGALGGVLGERAGVVNIAIDGQLLLGAFAAAITASLTGSPWAGLVAAGLAGALVALVLGLFAITYFVDQVIVGVVLNVLVVGLTNFMFRQVLTPNAEALNSPDRFPRVPIPVLGDIPLIGPIFFRQTAVVYVLYIIVALVAWALYRTRWGLRVRAVGEHPKAADTVGIKVNRTRYRTILLAGAIAGLGGAYFSLVSVAGFNREMTGGAGYIALAAVIFGKWDPIRATLAALLFGFASNLQGVLSVLGSPVPSQFMLMLPYVITIFAVAGLVGRSRPPAADGVPYKQQ; encoded by the coding sequence GTGAGCACCGCGATCGAACAGCCCACCCCCGAGAGCGGCGGGCTCGCGCCCGACACCGTCGTCACCCCGACCAAGGGGGCGGGCGCGCGCAAGCTGCCGATCATCCTCGGCGTGCTGGCCCTCGGCCTGGCGATCGTGCTGATCCGTGCGGGCCACTCGGGTGACACCACGTTCCGCCTGGCGACCGACTCCGACTTCGTGAGCCTGCCCGACATCGTCGTACCCTCCGCCGGGACCGCCTGGACGATGGTCGTGGTCTGCCTGGCGCTCACCGCCGAGGCCGTACGCCGCATGCTGGCGCGCTCGAGGCAGCCGATGTGGATCCCGATCGGCTTCGCCCTCGCATGGATGGTCGGCTTCCTCAGCTGGGCTGCTGCCGACAACCGGATCCTCATCGTGAGCCTCCTCGGCGGGGCGATCGCGCTGGCGATCCCGCTGGTCTTCGGCGCCCTGGGCGGAGTGCTCGGCGAGCGTGCCGGCGTGGTCAACATCGCCATCGACGGCCAGCTCCTCCTCGGTGCCTTCGCCGCGGCGATCACCGCCTCGCTGACCGGCTCGCCGTGGGCCGGGCTCGTGGCCGCGGGACTGGCCGGCGCACTGGTCGCGCTCGTGCTTGGCCTCTTCGCGATCACCTACTTCGTCGACCAGGTGATCGTCGGCGTGGTGCTCAACGTGCTCGTCGTCGGACTGACCAACTTCATGTTCCGCCAGGTGCTCACGCCCAACGCCGAGGCGCTCAACTCCCCCGACCGCTTCCCGCGGGTCCCGATCCCGGTGCTGGGCGACATCCCGCTGATCGGCCCGATCTTCTTCCGCCAGACCGCGGTCGTCTACGTGCTCTACATCATCGTCGCGCTCGTCGCCTGGGCGCTCTACCGCACGCGGTGGGGCCTGCGGGTCCGCGCGGTCGGCGAGCACCCGAAGGCGGCCGACACGGTCGGCATCAAGGTCAACCGCACCCGCTACCGCACGATCCTGCTCGCGGGCGCGATCGCCGGCCTCGGTGGCGCCTACTTCAGCCTCGTGTCGGTCGCGGGCTTCAACCGCGAGATGACCGGAGGCGCGGGCTACATCGCGCTGGCTGCGGTCATCTTCGGCAAGTGGGACCCGATCCGCGCCACGCTGGCCGCGCTGCTCTTCGGCTTCGCGTCCAACCTGCAGGGCGTGCTCTCGGTCCTGGGATCCCCGGTCCCGAGCCAGTTCATGCTGATGCTGCCCTACGTCATCACGATCTTCGCGGTGGCCGGCCTGGTCGGGCGCTCGCGGCCACCTGCCGCGGACGGCGTGCCCTACAAGCAGCAGTAG
- a CDS encoding nucleoside deaminase, with protein sequence MTDLTDVTPDDLTHLLRCVELAHEALEAGDEPFGSVLVGPDGDVLHEDRNRTSSGDQTRHPELELARWAAEHVPPGLRPGCTVYTSGEHCAMCSAAHAWVGLGRIVFAASTEQLTAWRQLWGMPPGPVAPLPINVVAPELPVAGPAIELADELRELHLRASTR encoded by the coding sequence ATGACCGATCTCACCGACGTGACACCCGACGACCTCACCCACCTCCTCCGGTGCGTCGAGCTGGCCCACGAGGCGCTGGAGGCGGGCGACGAGCCGTTCGGCTCGGTGCTCGTGGGGCCAGACGGCGACGTCCTGCACGAGGACCGCAACCGCACCTCGAGCGGCGACCAGACCCGCCACCCCGAGCTCGAGCTCGCGCGGTGGGCCGCCGAGCACGTGCCCCCGGGCCTGCGCCCGGGGTGCACCGTCTACACCTCCGGCGAGCACTGCGCGATGTGCTCGGCCGCGCACGCGTGGGTCGGGCTCGGCCGGATCGTCTTCGCCGCGTCCACCGAGCAGCTCACCGCCTGGCGCCAGCTCTGGGGCATGCCGCCCGGCCCCGTCGCTCCCCTGCCGATCAACGTCGTGGCACCCGAGCTCCCCGTGGCCGGCCCGGCGATCGAGCTCGCCGACGAGCTGCGTGAGCTGCACCTGCGGGCCTCGACGCGCTAG
- a CDS encoding amidohydrolase, whose translation MPDLPATSVIAEVVDKHADDLVALRRDLHAHPELSWTESRTSDVVEAALDGTGWRITRPEGGGVLADIGTDGPLVALRADLDALPVDDLTADPWKSTVTGVAHACGHDVHTAGLVGAGLALAEVAARGLLPGRVRLLFQPAEEVMPGGALHLISTGALDDVSHVFGLHCDPSLDVGRIGLREGPLTGAADALTIKLSGKGGHTSRPHLTEDLTFALGKVITELPAILSRRLDPRAGVSVVWGVVKAGSAHNVIPHSGVVAGTVRMLDAVAWGEAEHLIRQLIATIVAPYSITAEVNYQRGVPPVVNHPVSTGLLGVALDRVLGPHGHVSTAQSLGGEDFGWYLDSIPGAMARLGTRTPGGPTYDLHQGNLRVDEAATPIASRVLAEAAVTALSA comes from the coding sequence ATGCCTGATCTCCCCGCCACGTCCGTCATCGCCGAGGTCGTCGACAAGCACGCCGACGACCTCGTCGCGCTCCGCCGCGACCTGCACGCCCACCCCGAGCTGAGCTGGACCGAGTCCCGCACCTCCGACGTGGTCGAGGCGGCGCTCGACGGCACCGGCTGGCGGATCACCCGCCCCGAGGGTGGGGGAGTGCTGGCCGACATCGGCACCGACGGCCCCCTCGTCGCGCTGCGCGCCGACCTCGACGCGCTCCCGGTCGACGACCTGACCGCCGACCCGTGGAAGAGCACCGTCACCGGGGTGGCGCACGCGTGCGGCCACGACGTGCACACCGCCGGACTGGTCGGTGCGGGCCTCGCGCTCGCCGAGGTCGCCGCCCGCGGGCTGCTGCCCGGCCGGGTGCGGCTCCTGTTCCAGCCGGCCGAGGAGGTCATGCCCGGTGGGGCCCTGCACCTCATCTCCACCGGCGCGCTCGACGACGTCTCCCACGTCTTCGGCCTCCACTGCGACCCGAGCCTCGACGTCGGCCGCATCGGCCTGCGCGAGGGACCACTCACCGGCGCGGCCGACGCCCTCACGATCAAGCTCTCCGGCAAGGGCGGCCACACCTCGCGTCCGCACCTGACCGAGGACCTCACCTTCGCGCTCGGCAAGGTGATCACCGAGCTGCCCGCCATCCTGAGCCGCCGCCTCGACCCCCGCGCCGGTGTCTCCGTCGTGTGGGGCGTGGTGAAGGCCGGTTCGGCCCACAACGTGATCCCGCACAGCGGTGTCGTCGCCGGCACGGTGCGGATGCTCGACGCCGTCGCCTGGGGCGAAGCCGAGCACCTGATCCGCCAGCTGATCGCCACGATCGTCGCGCCCTACAGCATCACCGCCGAGGTGAACTACCAGCGCGGCGTGCCGCCGGTCGTCAACCACCCGGTCTCCACCGGGCTCCTCGGCGTCGCCCTCGACCGGGTCCTCGGCCCCCACGGCCACGTCTCGACGGCGCAGAGCCTCGGCGGCGAGGACTTCGGCTGGTACCTCGACTCCATCCCCGGTGCCATGGCCCGCCTCGGCACCCGCACGCCCGGCGGGCCGACGTACGACCTCCACCAGGGCAACCTCCGCGTCGACGAGGCCGCCACGCCCATCGCCTCCCGCGTGCTCGCCGAGGCCGCGGTCACCGCGCTCAGCGCCTGA
- the meaB gene encoding methylmalonyl Co-A mutase-associated GTPase MeaB has protein sequence MARPSREVDVAALVEGVRSGWRADVSRAITLVESSRAEHRVAARELLTSLATDELPPATRVGISGVPGVGKSTFIEALGTRLTAAGHRVGVLAVDPSSVRTGGSVLGDKTRMAALSVDPNAFIRPSPSAGTLGGVARATTQAMLVLEAAAYDVVLVETVGVGQSEVTVAGMVDTFLFLTIARTGDQLQGIKKGILEIADVVAVNKADAQGGDHEGEARVAARELAGALRLVRGHAEWAPPVVTCSGLTGSGVDDVWDRVGSHREHLGADGLAHKRAAQQLDFTWALVRDELDQRLRSSAGVAAVRDDVRRAVLAGDLPAPLAADRLLAAYDGDTSV, from the coding sequence ATGGCTCGGCCCTCCCGAGAGGTGGACGTCGCGGCGCTGGTCGAGGGCGTCCGCTCCGGCTGGCGCGCCGACGTCTCGCGCGCCATCACGCTCGTCGAGTCGTCGCGCGCCGAGCACCGGGTGGCCGCGCGCGAGCTGCTGACGTCGCTCGCCACCGACGAGCTGCCCCCGGCGACGCGCGTCGGCATCTCCGGAGTCCCCGGGGTGGGGAAGTCCACCTTCATCGAGGCCCTCGGCACCCGCCTGACCGCGGCGGGCCACCGTGTCGGCGTCCTGGCCGTGGACCCGTCGTCGGTGCGCACCGGCGGCTCCGTCCTCGGCGACAAGACCAGGATGGCGGCGCTGTCGGTCGACCCGAACGCGTTCATCCGGCCCTCGCCCTCGGCCGGCACCCTGGGAGGTGTCGCACGCGCCACGACGCAGGCGATGCTGGTGCTCGAGGCTGCCGCGTACGACGTCGTGCTCGTCGAGACGGTCGGCGTCGGCCAGTCGGAGGTGACGGTCGCCGGGATGGTCGACACGTTCCTCTTCCTGACGATCGCGCGCACCGGCGACCAGCTGCAGGGCATCAAGAAGGGCATCCTCGAGATCGCCGACGTGGTCGCGGTCAACAAGGCCGACGCCCAGGGGGGCGACCACGAGGGCGAGGCGCGTGTCGCGGCCCGCGAGCTCGCCGGTGCGCTGAGGCTCGTGCGCGGCCACGCTGAATGGGCGCCGCCGGTGGTCACCTGCTCCGGCCTCACCGGGTCCGGGGTCGACGACGTCTGGGACCGCGTCGGCTCCCACCGCGAGCACCTCGGCGCCGACGGCCTCGCGCACAAGCGGGCCGCCCAGCAGCTCGACTTCACCTGGGCGCTCGTGCGCGACGAGCTCGACCAGCGACTGCGGTCGTCGGCCGGCGTCGCAGCGGTGCGCGACGACGTACGCCGTGCCGTCCTGGCGGGCGATCTCCCGGCGCCGCTGGCCGCGGACCGGCTCCTGGCGGCCTACGACGGCGACACGTCCGTTTGA